ttaattgtaatgtcttttcttttactgaactaaattatttttttttactataaaaaaaatcaaaacgatGGTGGAGGTCGGTGCCGCGGTGGGCAAGTGACATAACTAGTGTTGCGGCTTAACGCCGGTATCACAGTCAGCACTGTCTATCGCGGCAAGCCTAAAACTCATATATGCCTTTGTCACATATGATTTTCAGTTCCTTTATTTGTTCCTTTCCAAATTTGGAAATCAAaaattgcctctttttttttcaacagaaaatCTACCTTTGATATGTTCAATTTCTTGGCATCGCAACATCGTCAGCTTCCTGAGTCTAGGCCATGtgatgatgaagaggatgacGTTTTGCTCAAATCCAGCAGGTTAGACACTCAGCAACAAAGTATGTGAATAAAATTCACACTTTTCCCTCatgatgtataattttatatgtgtatatacattacTCAGTATACCAGTACTAAAAAGGTATTGCGTTACCCTGCTTTGAAAAACAGTATGATTTCTAATTTTACTAGTATAGATACTTTAAGAATGACAATTCTTTAAGAAGAATTTTTGGATATTTAGAAGCAATTTTTCTTGAGTTGCTTCAAGTGCTGCAGCAGGGCAGTGTGTGTACAACGCACTGCTTCCACTCCTGCATGAACACTGACTAAACTTTATATATCTGTGCAGTGCAGGACTGCTTAAAGTTACTTACAATTTAAAAGTGAATAAGAAAAACGCATAAATGATAAAGTAAAGCGCGGATGTgctttgttgcaaaaaaaaaaattgttaaagcgAAATAAACTTTGCCACAGAACTCTCTGCAGTACTCAGGGGAAGTCAGAGCCTAATGGTtagactcctaaccctaaggttgtgggttcgagtctcaataaccggcaataccacgactgatgtgcccacgagcaaggcactgaacccccaactgctccccagttgccgcaacataaatggctgcccactgctccgggtgtgtgttcaccgtgtgtgtgtgtgtgtgtgttcactgctgtgtgtgtgcactttggatgggttaaatgcagagcacctgAGTATGGGTGTATCAGTTTAATTCATACACTGAAGATTTTGCAGTGCTTTACCTTTTTAccttttgattactttatacaatttTTGTATTATCTCTTACTTGAATGCTACCGTTCAATAGACCCACTGTACTTTCATTGATGTCttagttttattgcatttgtccttttgtttattacttttatctatGCATCTATTGTcttcttattaataaaatagataaaataacaaaaattacaatatcatgatagggctgtgcaatatgatgatatttatcatttcatattatgCTCTAACGTTTAtttcatcgtaaaaaaaaaaaatacattgtttacggtaatactttttcattatttgtatgaCTGTGATCTTTACACGCCACAACGGGGCATTGAGGGGAGACAGAACCAGGTGGAGAATGACCAGCCAGGACAAAACGAGGAGCTTGTTCCTAAACGAGGGACTACATCTGTACCATGGACAcgcgtttttaagcactgcagttttacACAAACGATTTTAAGCcgttgaaacacaaacaacagagctATATGCATGTGACATTTCTGTGTTAGAGGAACGcaaattttttgccattttattggctttgaacgattacataaaCACACTTATATGTGTCAGAATCcccgtctttgcaagtatcctcataaacacagttatTTAGGTCTTAAGAGAGAgtaaacagctgaaaaagaaaatgcatatgtAACAGTCTATTGAAGGGGctcttaaaggggaagctgtccatTATTCATCCTGTCTGCAattcatattaatcaaataacagtaagagaaaatctctcaatgctcttgactaaatcagttttgtaactttaataagaagaaattaaaaaataataataatcataatttatatatatgtgtgtgtgtgtgtgtgtgtatagaatcTATACATAATACACGttaattatatctatctatctgtcttatctatagatagatagatacaattgACAGTGAATTAATTTACACAgtgtatgtagcatttcttatttattgtagttttttgctTGCAATTAGTTTCTTATCCTTATTTCATCACTGACTATTTATTtatcttcagtgagcttgagCTTTGACATTagtgacaagaattatgaaaattctatggtataaaatatttcaatatcattaaaacctttttaaaagaagacattaaagaataaaataataataatatataataggtgaaatataatataataaataatatatgaaaattactCGTATCGCACTGCTTAATATAATCCTGagcaaatttcaaaatgaatatcctTGTTTCATACTGCATATTATGGTATGCTTAAATTTATTTGTCAGAGCAAATGTTATGTTGTTTATCAACTATTATACCAAAATAATTGATTGTTTAGCTATGTAAAATCAATGCATTACTAgtgttgttaacatttttatgtttttcgtGACTCATCCTGTTATTTTGACTTCCTTTTAGACGAGCCACAAGTACAGAGTTGCCAATGGCTATGAGGTTCAGACACTTGGAGAAAACCTCGAAAGAGGCTGTGGGAGTTTACAGGTAATGCCTTCCCAAGAGATGCAGGGTGTTGCAGCATAAAAACTAGCTGTGTAAAATCAGCCAGTCCCATGCTAATAAAAAAGATGTAATTAACGTAACCTTTAAAGAGGAAAAGTAAATGGTGCAATCATGTTTTCCTTATCTCCATGATAGATCTGCTATACATGGTCGTGGTCTTTTCTGCAAGAGGAACATTGAGGCTGGAGAGATGGTGATCGAGTACGCTGGCAACGTCATCCGCGCAGTTCTCACAGACAAAAGGGAGAAATACTATGACAGCAAGGTAAAAATGAATTGTCCCAGTGtatagtttttgcttaaaaacatCTAACATCAGTGATGTTTTGTTCCTAACCCTTTACTGTCTGTTTCCTGCCTCTCTTCCCTCAAAGGGCATTGGCTGCTACATGTTTCGCATTGATGACTTTGATGTGGTGGACGCCACCATGCACGGAAACGCGGCACGATTTATAAATCACTCCTGCGACCCTAACTGTTACTCAAGAGTCATCAATGTGGAGGGCCAGAAGCACATCGTTATATTCGCCCTGCGGAAGATTTACCGTGGAGAAGAGCTTACCTATGATTACAAGTTCCCTATTGAAGATGCAAACAACAAGTTGCACTGTAACTGTGGGGCCCGGCGCTGCCGACGCTTCCTGAATTAAAATCAGCATGTTTACTCAATGGTTTAGGAGGGGATATTTTGGTGTGGGTGGCTATTTTTGAAGGAAGACACTTATTTCATGTGCTTAATGGTGCGGAGATGAATGTATTCTGAAGGAAACACCATATTGAGTCTTGATTGGTTACCTCATATGAGTTATGATTCTTACCACAACATTCGACACCCTAGTAACATCCTGCACTGGATGAGGCAGTTTGCTTTGATTCAACAATTTACCAAAAACCCTTTACTTAACTATTTAAACTGTCCTTATGCTACTTTGTCCCAGCATGCCTTTCAAATCTTGCCGCTGATGATGCAGTAGATCTGCTCTGGAAGGATCTTTAGCCGGCAGAATTCATGTAAAGAAGTTTTCATATTGGAGGATACCTAGAAGTCAGAAAGGATGTGATTATTTTTGCTACTGAATCAAGAGGAGTTCCTGTTATAGGTCGTCCTCAAAAGCACCTTAATAATCtttgctctttttttccccctgaaatgTAAGCTCTGTACATATTCTCCAGAACAGACAAAATCTTTAGTCAAACCATGAACAAGCTTGCCACACAACGTAGTTTCTAACAGGAGTCTGTGTGTTTCCAGAAAATTTACGtttgtgcatttcatttttttttttaaatttttttaatgggtGCAAATGAATGTGTCACTTACAACCAAATTTAATACCCTTGTCTGTCATATTAAGTTAGAGTACCTTTGCTCTGAATGCATATACAGACCATTTACAGCATTCTGGGTCATGTACAGATTACCATTCTTCATAAGACTTCACTTGAAGTCCAATTTTTGACAGATTGGTTTTAAGAACCCActgtttttatgtgcttttatatcTCGAGGCCAGACTTTGGGGGTCTATTGTAATATTCTACATATTAGGATCACTTGTGCAGTGTTAGTTTTGAAAAGTCCCATTCTGATCATCAGTGCACCAGTATTTAAGGAAATATTCAAAACCATACTTATGAATGGCGGGTTGAGCTCGAAACAGCCAACATGCTGTTAATAGCCAGGGTATCAAAGTTTTTGTGATACCCTTCCTAATGCAGCATGTTTAGACCGTCTGACGTCTCCGTTTGGGTTGACTACCTCAGTACATCAGTGACAGCTAGTTAAGTTGCAGTATAAACAATAGTATAAAGAATGCTGGGATAATCCCACACTAGCTTTGATTTTATGCAATGTGACTGTAGGggttgtttgtttcatttgtttgtttttcctgagaATTCCCGGATCCCTCTTCCCTCATGCTTTTGTACAGAATTGAAGTGTGCTTGTTAAAAATGAAGACTCTGGCTTAAATCCATCACTGAACGTGATCTAACTCTTTGTATATAGTTGTATACAAGAATTTCTAAGTCTGTTAAATTTTTCTacgcactttttttatttatgatgttcTGTAtgtaataaagatataaaaatatttgaacagaGCAATCTTGAAACTTGTTTTTGTTCTAAATATTATAAGtgcatttgaaatcaaaattgacccctGCATACTTTATTACAGCATggtattccaaagaaaaaatggCTTTCATTTGGCTTTTAAAGGACTTGAACTTGATATGACCTTTTTGGAAATAGTTTTTCGCTTTTACCTGAgcaattttaagatttaaaattgcTCAGGTAAACACGATGTCTGTTGATCAAATTTATATTATGCTGGATATTTTTTAATGACTATTCTTTAATGGATTTGTGGGTAagctaaaaggttttttttaattagtgaaatttatatttattcatcatcAGCCTATATGCTAACTGCCGAATCATTCAATGcttgtaaatttgtattttttatagttttacaaGATTCTACTTTGACATGCCTTTATAATTTTCAGATATTTGTGATTTAATATCTTATAGCATTTATGACTAATTCAGCATGAGGGAACACACATgctggtaaaaaatgtatagcctgaatgcagtgtacgtcgctttggataaaagcgtctgctaaatgcataaatgtaaatgtaattctgaaacattttatttttattgtgtttaataatataatacaccaTGCAACATCTTGTTCATGCTAAACTCATCTAAATATGTTAGAGTTTTAATTATAtgcacattattaataataaggaGAGGATCAGGCTCCTCTCTCTGCTATATCTGCCTTTTTTGTCCAATTTTTCCTTTGGAAATCCAATCAGACATTACACCTTCAGTAACAACCAATGGACAAAACACtcaaatattaacagatacatgTTTGTTTAGTCCCACATCTGCCCTTCTGTCCTCGTGAATTGTACACACATTTACTCTACTGTGAACAGGTGACCATGTAATGACCCATTTAAGCAACAGTCGGACAGAGAGGGCTATGTCATATGCACAGAGACTCAAAAAGTAAGTGTTCGTCACTTCTGTGGTCTGTAATATTTAGTACAATGTAGACATCCATTGATTTTGGTGTCCTGAATCCTTAATGGCATTTGTATTGCTTAGACCTCTCTGTTTTCCTCTTTCAGCATAAAACGGAAGCATGAATAAGATTTTGGCCATCTTAAGTTTAACTGCATTTCTCTGCTGCTGTGGTATAGTAATTGTTTTCACTGTCTTTGTGGTCCAatatataaaactacattttaatagACAAAAGCAGTAGCTCTGGACCAACTGACTTAGAGTTTTGTGGTAGCTATGACTCATTCTGTATCTCTGACATGGTTTACGATTCTGTCTTCGATCTGAAGGTGTGCAGAGTGCTGAACCATCATATGAtgacttaaaacaaaaaatcctcAACTCTGGGACTGTAGTCTTTTTAGACTTGGTGGAGAAAGTCAGAAACACGACAGAGAAATTTTTGAGAGATGATCAGTTCAGAAAATCAAGGTAAGACCAGCTATGGATTATGTACTGCTATTGAATTGTTGGTTTGGccattgcctgtttttttttttttcctgtgtttttataGGATCGCTGTTCAAGAatacatgaaaaacttaaaagataTTGCAAAATCACTGAAAAATCTTGAGAGTATTAGGAAGAGCCAGGATGATTCAACTATATTGCCAGTGTAAGTACTACTGTATAGTCATAATAACATTGTTTATGCTGTTAGATGGTTTGTGATGGTTGTTAATGAATCCTTTGTTATAAGCATTTAAACTGCCTACAGTTCTTCAGAGAAGTCTTCTATGTCCAACACATTcatcttctgcatatttaaaCCCCTTCCAACAGTGACTATATGATTTTGAGATTCATCTTTTTACACTGAGGACTTATACACTAATATTACAGAAGGTGCAAACATTCAAGTcaagtaaaatttttatatagCAGTATCCACAGGAATAAACAAATATCAATATCAGTGTTCTATGTTtatgaaacaaatacaatttcagCTGTGAAGTAGCTCTAAATAGACAACAGTGTCATCATTCAGCTTGatttagttcagtgttgattcagtttagcAATGTGAATGGTGcaaagttcattaattatgaaagcAGTTATCAAGGTCAGTTTATTCAAACAGAATTATTGGTGTGAATTGTTCTTTGTTTCAAGATCCTTTTTTTGTACAAGATATTTACttgtttcacatttatttattaagtcacattcatatatatatatatatatatatatatatgtgtgtgtgtgtgtgtgtggctagtgctttgtacagtacagattgttttaaagcaatttcacatttttataaagGAAAGGTCAGGAAAACGTTGCAAagtaaattatgagataaattacatttcagctgtaaagctgCTATACAGACGACAATAGTGTAATTTTTCAGTTCAAGTCTGTTCAATtttgattcagttcaataacattgtaaatgttgCAAAGTTAGTATCATTTTCCAGGTTCATTTAAGTTTTGTTCTCATTCGATAGTGGCAGTGCAGTAAAATCAAAGATATTACTCAATATTAATTCTCTTTTATACCTCAACTCCAAGACAAAATAAGTTAGACCAGTATATTTTCTCTGTGTTGCTATTGTTATAGTTGTGATGTGAACTTCTTCATTCTCTTAGAATGATTAGAATAGTCTTTATAAGCTTATAGTTTGGcctgttcttggtgtgaacgggccaaACCTGTTTGATAAAGAACAAATATGTCTTATTTTATGTAATGgatttttttggtcatttaaaaatatatatatttatagcttCTGTTCTTTGATTCACAGATATTTTTTGATATCAACTGGTGGTACATTTCTGGTAACGTTTAAGAATGTCTTTGACAAGTTTTTCTTACCGTAAGAGCTTTACTATCTTTACACATTTTCAAGACAGTAATGGATCTCATTCATTAGTCACTGAATCTCATGACTAATATATTACCTGTGAATGTGCTTTTCTTCTGCAGTTATAAGAAGATGTACCGTGAGGCCTTAAAGGATGAGACAATGCCAGACATCTGGAAGTAAGCATGTGTTCACGTAGAATAGACAACTCTAGTGTTGATTTGCCAAAGTGCTGGTCCATAATGGCCTTCCAAATCCACCGTCCACGCCATGCACCTCTCTGATTTTGCTcataacttaatttattcatgtgacttGTTTATTACAGAGAAGTGGAGTCGTACTATCTTCAAGGAGCTCCTCCAGTCTACAGTAAACCCATGCAGTTCTTCAGTTACCTTCTGGCTAAGGCGTATGACCTCACTATATGATTTTGTAATAATTAgcatgtacatgtatatacattttacaaagtAATTTCACttagtaattttactttttaaagtgtaGTGTATTTCTGGCATCTAACAGAATGGTGAAATCCGGGCTGGTGAACATGCTTGAAGCGGGGGTGGATACTGTTGTGGAGATTGGAAAAATGGATTTTAACCAAATTCATGAAGAGTAAGAGCTGTTTTAAAGCCATACTGTTGGAGCTCAAAGCAAATTTGCTGTATTATTGTCCTCCAAATGTAATGTATTTGGCTAAAATGCACACATAAGCCCAttacaaaaatgtgtttcttAAGGTGTCATTTTAAACACTTGTTGTCTCGTCCAAAGGGTGCAGAAAGTTATGGATCAGATTAGAGAGAAAGCCtttgaaatttctattttggAAAGACGAAAAGAGAAGAATGATTTCCTTGTATCATTAAGGTAAAAACCTTTGTTAActtcaatattgtatttaatctGTTCAAAAGATTAATctgtttatgtttctgttttctaGAACTGCATCTGGATTGGTTGTTTTTTACTGGGATAAAGTTTTGGAACAAACTGAAATGCCATCGTTCCATGCACAATACATGGATTCTATGAAGTAAGACCACAGTCCAGTTTTGCACAAATATAagagaatatgaagaatatgagCATTAAagagaatatttttgtgtgtgttacagggAATGGGCAGAGCTAACCAAGTTGAGAAACACAAGTGAAAATTATCATGTGCTTTTAGACCCGGATACAAGgcgtgaaattttgaagtaaggAAGAAAGATGCTCAAAATGTGGAATATCGCAAATGTCATTTAAACCAATATGTAATTAATCCCAGGGCTTTTccggggggtttttttttttttttttttcaggctactaaaatttttcataattatCATTAGAATCACTTAAACTATAATGGTCCACTGTTAGTAAGTTAGATTCTTAAACAGAATAACATTTGAGTTGAATTCTGTGGAatgttgttatgttttattttcaagGTTTGACTCTGCATTGTATCATTCATTTATCATTCCGTTTTTCTTTTCTAGATGGACTGAATTTCATTTTGGTCAATTCTTTGAGGCCGCGGCCCAGGAATATTATAATCGTGGAAATGCAGCTCTGGGTTTGGACAGATTTAATCAGTCCAACTGgtaaatttcatttgaaactttATTAATGCATCAGTACTGCATAAAATTAAACCACATTTTTTTATGGTAAGTGAATATGTAACCCCGCTTCTGATGCTTCAGATTTAATTTGCGAAGGGAATAGCAGTTCACGTTTCAAAAGCCGTTCATGTCTTGTTTCAGATGAATTAAACAAACATgaagatatatttaataaacttcTGACAAAAGCAACATTAATGACTGATTAAAGGTTTAAAACTGAAAAGATCCCTCCATTTTCTTTTGGATGTTTCACAGGGCTGTTGTCAAAAGCGCTGTTGTTTACTCTCTTCCTGTTTATGAAAAACTGTCTGAAGCTGGCTTTGGCATTAGTGAGATCAACAAGTTTCTTCTCAGAGTTAACCACATAACTCTTATTCTTGAAGGGAACGATATGTCCTTTAACAGGTAAGCTGCATAAAACATCTGTGTGACGCTACTATTTGTTTACtatgtaaatattcaaatattaagacttttatttgttcttttctaTCTTGCAGACAAACCTTCTTGGAGAGCTGCATtcgtttcattttatatttacttagtTCAGAAATTGAAGAGGAGAAATCAAATAGCGAAGATAACCAACTATTACTGCCTTTGCGGTAAGACAATGTAATAAACCCTCATGAAAATCAGTTTgcaaaactgaataaattatctttttaagtttgtatttttttttatatatatatttgtttagaaggTTAGTCCTTTGCTCTCTTGATATAATATATTCCTCTTCATAATCATCATGTCTGTTTGCTGTAGAGTAATAAAGAGAGTGTTTCTAGACTTGTGGAGCACTTTTCTTAAATTAGAACAATACGGATATTTTGAGAAGACTGAAAACCAGCAAACGCAGAGGTAAGaaatgtcaagtcacctttacttatatagcgcttttaacaatacagactgtAATAATgcaactgaacagcattaaataggaaaatagtgtgtaataGTAATGTCCTTTTATAGAAAtatccttttatattttttatatatccagTGCGGTGAGGTTGGAAATCTGAACTGCTTGGTTCTGGCTGAAATTTAACATGTTCTTGTGAACGATTCttgttcatttataattttttgttcacTTATGAATCAAATAATCAATTGGAAATTTTATGTTTCCCAGCAAATGGAATCATATCATCATTGATGAGTTACTGAAAAGTGAAACATTTACTCGAAAGCAGCTTGAAGAAGCACCAAAGTAAGAGGAAAGATCAAGTTTTGTCTAAGGACAAGGATTTATTAGTTAATATGTGGCTCTAAATCTGAAAATGTTAATATGCAaagacatgtactgtatgttcttaattcccatttttagtttttgaatcttcaaaaatctttttgaggtttattcatatttaactggctctctttttgtttttcaattataaagAGACTTTGTTCAAGCCATTCACCGGATCCTGGACAGACTGAAGCAGTATACTGATCTCGTTGATGGCTTTGATGAAAGGATCGATCCAACTGTTTTGTAAGATTATCATTTTCTTaccaaatctgcatttaaaagactgaaaataaatatCAGTTCATATTGCAAGTTTAAACTATTAAGTACAATTAGTAAGCttcataatatacatttttcctcagaat
The Cyprinus carpio isolate SPL01 chromosome A19, ASM1834038v1, whole genome shotgun sequence genome window above contains:
- the si:rp71-15k1.1 gene encoding uncharacterized protein si:rp71-15k1.1, which encodes MNKILAILSLTAFLCCCGVQSAEPSYDDLKQKILNSGTVVFLDLVEKVRNTTEKFLRDDQFRKSRIAVQEYMKNLKDIAKSLKNLESIRKSQDDSTILPVYFLISTGGTFLVTFKNVFDKFFLPYKKMYREALKDETMPDIWKEVESYYLQGAPPVYSKPMQFFSYLLAKAMVKSGLVNMLEAGVDTVVEIGKMDFNQIHEEVQKVMDQIREKAFEISILERRKEKNDFLVSLRTASGLVVFYWDKVLEQTEMPSFHAQYMDSMKEWAELTKLRNTSENYHVLLDPDTRREILKWTEFHFGQFFEAAAQEYYNRGNAALGLDRFNQSNWAVVKSAVVYSLPVYEKLSEAGFGISEINKFLLRVNHITLILEGNDMSFNRQTFLESCIRFILYLLSSEIEEEKSNSEDNQLLLPLRVIKRVFLDLWSTFLKLEQYGYFEKTENQQTQSKWNHIIIDELLKSETFTRKQLEEAPKDFVQAIHRILDRLKQYTDLVDGFDERIDPTVLIFMKLIHHINVMFNEAWDFLLD